One window from the genome of Bacillus tianshenii encodes:
- the minD gene encoding septum site-determining protein MinD — MARIITITSGKGGVGKTTITANLGTSLALMDKKVCLIDADFGLCNLDLLLGLKERVIFDIGDYFNGDCTLDNILVKDKRLSNLHFIPGFKEYSNTEIAPDALKRLISELEDGYDYLLIDSPGGIEQGFQNAVTAAEEAIVVTTPEKTALQDADRIVGMLDEQLETSPLLIINRYCEKETQFTVEDIISLLNIELLEVIPEDAEIMKSIHHQVPIALDTRQENGLRFRHIARNLLTDKLHLFVSRKQTGKQSFHVPVIKKVMKHLKISSL; from the coding sequence ATGGCGCGTATTATCACAATCACTTCCGGTAAGGGTGGTGTCGGCAAGACGACAATCACAGCAAATTTAGGGACCTCGCTTGCATTAATGGACAAGAAGGTTTGTTTGATAGATGCTGACTTCGGATTATGTAACCTTGATTTGCTGCTTGGTTTAAAGGAACGGGTTATCTTTGATATTGGAGATTATTTTAATGGGGATTGTACACTTGATAACATTTTGGTTAAAGACAAGCGGCTGTCAAATTTGCATTTTATCCCTGGTTTTAAAGAATATTCGAATACGGAAATTGCTCCTGATGCGCTAAAGCGTCTCATAAGTGAGCTTGAGGATGGCTATGACTATCTATTAATTGATTCACCGGGAGGCATTGAGCAAGGCTTTCAGAATGCGGTTACTGCTGCAGAGGAAGCGATCGTTGTGACAACACCTGAAAAGACTGCCCTTCAAGATGCTGACCGCATTGTTGGTATGCTTGACGAACAGCTTGAAACATCACCGCTTTTGATCATAAATCGCTATTGTGAGAAAGAGACACAGTTTACAGTCGAAGATATTATTTCATTACTTAACATTGAATTGCTTGAGGTAATTCCAGAGGATGCAGAAATTATGAAATCTATTCACCACCAAGTGCCGATTGCTCTTGATACACGTCAAGAAAACGGGCTTCGTTTCCGACATATTGCACGGAATCTCTTAACGGACAAGCTTCATTTATTTGTATCACGAAAGCAGACTGGAAAGCAGAGCTTTCACGTGCCGGTTATTAAGAAGGTGATGAAGCACCTGAAGATTTCTTCGTTATAA
- a CDS encoding endolytic transglycosylase MltG gives MSRNHIRYFSLGLITASSILSLVYFIEPQTAETTQKAITEADVTAYLDEHDYVKVSEKEYYELVEAKEQADKTKQQAEAKQPNELATNNATEQKKPEAKPTQAQAEKAEQPKEKPKEEPKQAKTYTLSIQSGMSSDAVAAKLAANKMVKNADDYNNYLLKNNLQSSIRIGTYKITSDMTYQQISKIITKSTN, from the coding sequence ATGAGTCGCAATCACATCCGCTACTTTTCACTCGGATTAATCACGGCTTCATCCATCCTTTCACTCGTCTATTTCATCGAACCACAAACAGCTGAGACCACTCAAAAAGCGATTACAGAAGCAGACGTGACTGCTTACTTGGATGAACATGATTATGTCAAAGTGAGTGAAAAAGAATATTACGAACTTGTCGAAGCAAAGGAACAAGCCGACAAGACAAAGCAACAAGCAGAAGCAAAGCAACCGAACGAATTAGCTACTAACAATGCAACCGAACAAAAGAAGCCTGAAGCAAAACCGACCCAAGCCCAAGCTGAAAAAGCAGAACAACCAAAAGAAAAACCGAAGGAAGAGCCAAAACAAGCAAAGACATACACTCTTTCTATCCAATCCGGTATGAGCAGTGACGCTGTTGCCGCAAAATTAGCGGCTAACAAAATGGTAAAAAATGCAGATGACTACAATAACTATTTACTCAAAAACAATCTGCAAAGCTCAATTAGAATCGGTACATATAAAATCACAAGTGATATGACGTATCAACAAATTAGCAAAATTATTACCAAATCTACTAATTAA
- the phoU gene encoding phosphate signaling complex protein PhoU, with protein MSVREQFDLKLKTMKEMLLELGTLAEVSLDKAFYALEHEDVDMALRVIEEDQKADDLEEEINDLAIILIARQSPVAIDLRRIIAALKISADVERIADLSVNIAKSVIRMGNREHRIEMEQLPKMRKMVKEMLSSAIQAYVEEDVVLAKKVAETDDDVDRLYAEMVPELMPMSTRFPDEIVQITQLAFIGRYIERIADHTTNIAEEVFYLVKGIRYDLNE; from the coding sequence ATGAGTGTACGGGAACAGTTTGACTTAAAGCTAAAAACGATGAAAGAAATGCTTTTAGAATTAGGAACGCTTGCTGAAGTTTCATTGGATAAAGCTTTCTATGCTCTTGAGCATGAAGATGTGGATATGGCGCTTCGAGTGATTGAAGAAGATCAGAAAGCAGATGATTTGGAAGAAGAGATTAATGATTTAGCAATTATATTAATTGCACGTCAATCACCCGTTGCAATTGATTTACGTCGCATTATTGCTGCTTTAAAAATATCTGCAGATGTAGAGCGAATTGCAGACTTGTCCGTGAATATTGCTAAGTCTGTGATTCGGATGGGCAATCGCGAGCATCGCATTGAAATGGAACAGCTTCCGAAAATGAGAAAAATGGTCAAAGAAATGCTTTCTTCTGCGATTCAAGCATATGTGGAAGAAGATGTTGTTCTTGCAAAGAAAGTAGCTGAAACAGATGATGATGTGGATCGCTTATATGCAGAAATGGTTCCAGAATTGATGCCGATGTCAACTCGTTTTCCAGATGAGATCGTACAGATTACGCAGCTTGCCTTCATTGGCCGCTATATTGAGCGCATTGCTGACCATACAACTAACATTGCCGAAGAAGTCTTCTATCTTGTAAAGGGCATCCGCTATGATTTGAATGAATAG
- the pstB gene encoding phosphate ABC transporter ATP-binding protein PstB, translating into MKVAKAMENKTKTNPASAETVFNVKGLNLWYGDDHALINNDIAIPEKQVTAIIGPSGCGKSTFLKTLNRMVEMVPIVRTSGEINYRDRNIFNKSYPVEELRTQVGMVFQKPNPFPKSIYDNIAYGPRIHGIKDKKTLDRIVEKSLRGAAIWDEVKDRLNENAYGLSGGQQQRICIARCLAIEPDVILMDEPTSALDPISTLKVEELVQELKKDFSIVIVTHNMQQAARISDKTAFFLNGEIIEFDQTDRLFSNPSDKRTEDYITGRFG; encoded by the coding sequence AAATCCAGCATCAGCAGAAACGGTTTTCAATGTAAAAGGGTTAAACTTATGGTATGGTGATGACCACGCGCTTATTAACAATGATATTGCAATTCCTGAAAAGCAAGTAACAGCGATTATCGGGCCATCTGGTTGTGGGAAGTCAACATTCCTTAAAACATTAAATCGCATGGTTGAAATGGTACCAATCGTACGTACTTCAGGTGAAATCAATTACCGTGATCGCAACATTTTTAATAAATCATACCCGGTTGAAGAGCTTCGTACTCAAGTAGGTATGGTGTTCCAAAAGCCAAATCCATTCCCAAAATCAATCTATGATAATATCGCTTATGGTCCGCGTATCCATGGCATCAAAGATAAGAAGACGCTTGACCGAATTGTTGAGAAGAGTCTTCGTGGTGCCGCTATTTGGGATGAAGTAAAAGACCGTTTGAACGAAAATGCATATGGCTTATCAGGGGGGCAACAGCAACGTATTTGTATCGCACGCTGCCTTGCAATTGAGCCAGATGTTATTCTAATGGATGAACCAACGTCTGCACTTGACCCAATTTCAACATTAAAAGTCGAAGAACTTGTCCAAGAGCTGAAGAAAGATTTCAGTATCGTTATTGTTACACATAATATGCAACAAGCTGCTCGTATTTCTGATAAGACAGCGTTCTTCTTAAACGGTGAAATTATCGAATTCGACCAGACAGACCGCTTATTCTCGAACCCTTCTGATAAGCGTACAGAAGATTATATTACTGGACGTTTCGGGTAA